The following are encoded in a window of Flavobacterium psychrotrophum genomic DNA:
- a CDS encoding (Fe-S)-binding protein: MAYIDNVLFVLLLAAGFGYFAVNVKKLVRNIKLGRDVNRFDDAPARWRNMAMIALGQSKMVRRPVAGFLHIIVYVGFVIINIELLEIIIDGVFGTHRIFSFMGGFYSFLIGFFEILALGVIVSVVTFWIRRNVIKLWRFAHGDLKGWPKSDANIILYFETVLMVLFLTMNGTDHYLQGLGSHHYIQAGAFPVSGFISPLFSGLSEGTAIIIERAAWWLHITGILLFMNYLYFSKHLHILLAFPNTYFAKLEPKGKFENLESVTAEVKLMMDPNADPFAAAPPAAEGELPAKFGASDVHDLNWVQLLNAYTCTECGRCTSSCPANLTGKKLSPRKIMMDTRDRLEEVGRNIDKNKGTFVDDGKSLLNDYITPEELWACTTCNGCVEACPVNIDPLSIIMDMRRYLVMEQSAAPTELNGMMTNIENNGAPWQYSQMDRLNWKEEL, translated from the coding sequence ATGGCATATATAGATAATGTTTTATTTGTATTACTGCTTGCAGCCGGTTTTGGCTACTTTGCAGTAAACGTAAAAAAGCTGGTGCGCAACATTAAGTTGGGCAGAGATGTTAACCGATTTGACGATGCTCCGGCACGTTGGCGAAATATGGCCATGATTGCCTTAGGGCAAAGTAAAATGGTGCGCCGTCCTGTTGCAGGCTTTTTACATATTATTGTATATGTAGGTTTTGTAATTATCAATATAGAACTTCTTGAGATAATTATAGATGGTGTTTTTGGAACACACAGAATCTTCTCCTTTATGGGAGGTTTTTACAGTTTCCTAATAGGCTTTTTTGAAATTCTTGCACTGGGTGTTATCGTATCGGTGGTTACTTTCTGGATCCGCAGAAATGTCATAAAACTATGGCGTTTTGCCCATGGAGATCTTAAGGGATGGCCAAAGAGCGATGCCAATATAATCCTGTATTTTGAAACGGTACTTATGGTATTATTCCTTACCATGAATGGTACAGACCATTATTTACAGGGTCTTGGTTCACATCATTATATTCAGGCAGGTGCTTTTCCTGTTTCAGGATTTATATCTCCGTTATTTAGTGGTTTGAGCGAAGGCACAGCTATAATAATAGAGCGAGCTGCATGGTGGCTGCACATTACAGGTATCCTTCTGTTTATGAATTATCTGTACTTTTCTAAACATTTGCATATTTTACTGGCATTCCCAAATACATATTTTGCAAAGCTTGAACCTAAAGGTAAGTTTGAAAACCTGGAGTCAGTTACTGCAGAGGTTAAACTTATGATGGATCCTAATGCCGACCCATTTGCTGCTGCACCTCCTGCGGCTGAAGGCGAACTGCCGGCTAAATTTGGCGCCAGCGATGTACACGACCTTAACTGGGTACAGTTATTAAATGCTTATACTTGTACAGAGTGTGGCAGATGCACATCATCATGCCCTGCAAACCTTACAGGTAAAAAACTTTCTCCACGAAAAATAATGATGGATACCCGCGACCGCCTGGAAGAGGTGGGGCGTAACATCGATAAAAATAAAGGCACGTTTGTTGATGATGGAAAATCGTTACTTAATGACTACATTACCCCAGAGGAACTTTGGGCATGTACAACGTGCAACGGCTGTGTAGAAGCCTGTCCTGTAAATATAGATCCCCTTTCTATAATTATGGATATGCGCCGCTACCTGGTAATGGAGCAGAGTGCCGCTCCTACAGAGCTTAACGGCATGATGACTAATATTGAAAACAATGGTGCACCTTGGCAGTACAGCCAGATGGACCGCCTGAACTGGAAAGAAGAATTGTAA
- a CDS encoding LNS2 domain-containing protein gives MNNEEIEKNLQPLTENGEHISPILPEGIKNYLIDIDGTICDDIPNEEPERMVTAAVYPDALETLNRWYEEGHIIFFFTSRTEAHREVTEAWLKEHGFKYHGMLMGKPRGGNYHWIDNHLVKATRYRGKFTELIDKAVTIQVFDDGKHDED, from the coding sequence ATGAACAACGAGGAAATCGAAAAGAATTTACAGCCGCTAACGGAGAATGGCGAGCACATAAGTCCCATACTTCCTGAGGGCATTAAGAATTATCTTATTGATATTGACGGAACAATTTGTGATGACATACCTAACGAAGAACCTGAAAGGATGGTTACCGCCGCTGTTTACCCCGACGCGCTGGAAACCCTTAACCGCTGGTATGAGGAAGGGCATATAATATTCTTTTTTACCTCACGTACTGAGGCGCACCGCGAGGTTACCGAGGCATGGCTTAAAGAGCACGGCTTTAAATACCACGGTATGCTCATGGGCAAGCCGCGCGGAGGCAACTACCACTGGATAGATAACCACCTTGTAAAAGCTACACGCTACAGGGGCAAGTTTACAGAACTTATAGACAAAGCCGTTACCATACAGGTATTTGATGACGGCAAGCATGATGAAGACTAA